In Paroedura picta isolate Pp20150507F chromosome 6, Ppicta_v3.0, whole genome shotgun sequence, one genomic interval encodes:
- the LOC143840502 gene encoding uncharacterized protein LOC143840502 translates to MQGEGHTFSDQGEGLDWDLSQAEGAGAGPHSSAMMRAVSGATPGPEEFLERHITQRRRLSKYDRPTGDERWPEHLGLPSYALEPVGETQDLQYKLDRVTNWLQDLSGRLDPEERCRTQRLLRDVLGGGAHDTSARRESGGLALQEHGMAAAQATAEAAEALARARAQLEIEAEAEARARAQREREDEGEEREDEGGAGGDGAGGDGADGGEDAAAAAAARAAADVAGAEAAAAAAAREAARAAARAAAAAQAAERARVAAGRGRGIGRGARPPAPAPAPADWGPGRLPAHLRGVEMRNTYKFKAKFSGDPSDFPTFLVHLQAYMMDMGFTFQDDAERVRFVGQALEGKAAKWFVDLYRYHPQATRDYNHFMRALRQMYVEPFERETAEKKLRAHRQGKLSVVEYAREFKELASSVPDWTEPQRVLAFVGGLNPTLADKCLLLEDPLTVEGWVQLAGEMENRLERASMVQALAGKTMAKTSTPVKTKPRTKLEPAERTRRMEKGLCLGCGQAGHFLAHCPTKAASTPKAASSAPSKATPAKKTTTKKSTKSLLVPVAAVPAVDDSEEGSGLEDEDQAEEQSGNEDGLL, encoded by the coding sequence atgcagggcgagggacatactttttctgatcagggagagggcctggattgggacctctcccaggccgaaggcgctggtgcggggccgcacagctcggccatgatgcgggctgtctcgggggcaaccccgggacccgaggaatttttggaacgtcacatcacccagcgcaggcggttgtcaaaatacgaccgccctactggggatgaacgttggccggagcacctgggactgcctagctacgcgctggagcctgtgggtgagacacaggacttgcagtacaagctggacagggtgactaactggctgcaggacctctcgggtcggctggatccggaggagagatgccgaacacaacgcctgctaagggacgtgctcggtgggggtgcacacgataccagtgcacggagagagagcggtgggcttgcactgcaggagcacggcatggcggccgcgcaagcaacggcagaggcggctgaggcgctggccagagcccgggctcagctagagatcgaagccgaggcggaagcacgcgcaagggcgcagagggagagagaagacgaaggcgaggaacgagaggacgaaggtggcgctggcggcgacggtgctggtggagacggcgcggacggaggcgaggacgcagcagcggcggcggcggcacgggcagcggcggatgtcgcgggagccgaggcggcggcagcggcggcggcgcgtgaagcagcgcgagcggccgcgcgagcagcagcagcggcgcaggcagcggaacgagcgagagtggcggctgggagagggagaggcattggccggggtgcaagacccccggccccggccccagcaccggcggactggggcccagggcgcctacctgcccacctccgtggagtggaaatgcggaacacctataagttcaaggcaaagttttctggggacccctccgatttccccacgttcctggtgcacctccaagcctacatgatggacatggggttcactttccaagacgacgccgaacgggtgcgtttcgtggggcaagccctggaaggcaaagctgccaaatggttcgtggatttgtaccgttaccatccccaagccacccgcgactacaaccattttatgagggccctgcgccagatgtacgtggaaccgtttgaacgggagactgcggagaagaaactccgggctcaccggcagggaaagttgtctgtggttgagtacgccagggaatttaaggagctggcttcctctgtaccagactggacggagccccaacgtgtgctggcgtttgtagggggcctcaatcccactctggctgacaagtgcctcctcctggaagacccactcactgtcgaagggtgggtccagctggctggagaaatggaaaaccgcttggaacgggcctcaatggtgcaagccctggccgggaaaaccatggcgaagacttccaccccggtgaagaccaagccccgaaccaaattggaaccggcggagcgcactcggcgcatggagaaagggctgtgcttgggatgtggccaagccgggcatttcctcgcacactgcccaacgaaagcggcatcaaccccgaaagctgcgagcagcgccccatcgaaagccacgcctgccaagaaaaccaccaccaagaaaagcaccaaatctctcctggttccagtggctgccgtgccagcggtggacgactcggaggagggaagcgggctggaggacgaggatcaagctgaggagcagtcgggaaacgaggacggtctgctgtaa